The genomic region gcaatatAACAGGAGgctaaattgctatttacagtccgatattttttttagaaattttagaaaattgagTATACATAAAAAGATTCTAAGAGTTTTGTGATTATCAATAAAAACATCGAGAAACTCAACTTCGAGTAAAAAAGTATGAGTTTGAATGTCTTTAATGGttattataagattttaaaaattccccatttctttatatttttaaagttctTTGAAATAAACTATCAAACTAATCTcaagatttataattatattacaagaaTATCTACCTTATTCAAACAATATACTTTTAAGTTGAagattttactttaataaatgTAGAAAATCTGGAGTTTTTTgaatgttattaatttaattgcgcaaataaaatattctatttgATATATGTAATTTGTGCTCTGTGTAGATGATTTTgccttgaaaattttcattgtaaAGTCATCTAAAGTAGAACAAATTTAAGTATGAAGTATAAAatcatacattaattattaggaACGCCCCCCTAGTGATGATGAAATTGTGTCAAATTCCtctatacaaattttatagcTAGAAATCCTCAGTGTAACATTAATTACAACACAAACCCTATATGCGTTAGAAACTAATGTGTGTTTGCTACGCGCCTTAATTGCAAGTGGGAttcaattttaacaatttttaaatagattgTCCAAAGAAGCCCAAGTGGTCCAGgcgaaaaaaaaagaatcgcAAAAGCCTAGAGGCAAGGCTCATAGTGTTCCCCTGGAGGCCTAGTTCGAGTAATGGCCCGGGGTGCACCCAGGAAGCCTAGTTCAAATAGAGTCCCCTGTGAGTTCGACAGGAGGctccaagaaataaattagcaaaatAAGTCTAATCGACCCAATTTCGAGGAGGCCCAACCAAGAAGGCCTTATAGGTCCACTAGGAAGCTTAGGGATTTGGAACTTCCCAATCAAAGTCAAAGCTAAAGCCCATATCATATGACATCCTTGTAGGATCTCTGGTGGCATACCCCACAAAATCAGAGAAGGACAAGCCGCCTCTACAGGGTCACGTGCTGCCCTCAGCTGGAAATAACCTTTAAACCTTAGACATTTGGACTTTGATTGGGGAAAGACGTCTTTTCAGCTACTGAAAATTTAGGAAGACATCCTTATCTCAAAAGATGCTCTCACTCGTAGCGGACTCCAACCACCCCCGAGAATCATAGATCCTCGAAATGCTGGGAGATAACCTTCCACCAAATCTATATGGGATCCAACCTTATCTAACCACTTTGAAATCATACTCCGCCAAATCCATGGGGATTTGATCTTTTCCAACCAACTTACGGTTGCTTATAATATGAGAGTTTCCCTAACGAGAGATGGCAATTAAAACTTGATACTacatattttatctttatgcTACAGCTCTAGCTAAAtgaaatactttaattttgtgCTTGGACTTTTACTTCAATGTCAATCTCCCCCTTGtacataaaaaacaaataacacTATCATTCCACTCATTTACACCCTCCAGGAGGTGCATAAACTCTATTCTATGGGGGCACCATAGGTCCTTACCCAAAGTGGGCTTTCTCAAGGGGCATCTTACATTCCCTTAAACTCTTGTGATTTCTTTAATTGGTTTGGACCGCTAGCTTTTCCTGTAAGGAAATATTAGTAGCATAAGCATATGTAGAAAAAAAAGGACTTAGTTTGTGCCTGTAAGGacttatatttgtaattataatttttaattaattaaagtatcTTCTGTTtagattaatattataatttttttcaacaagttataatatatttataagattgtttttaacttgtagATCCTTGACTTGTGGTTCGGCTCCTGCTCCCCTGCAACATGGCTAAGGTCGTGGCCGTGGTCGTAGGCGTAGGTTCCAAGGCTAGCTACTAATGTTTCCCATATGAGATCCATCGGCTGGTCCATCACCCACGGGGCTTAGCACATCATATGTTTGGCCATTGATTGGCACTTGTCAGTTGCTGCAACCCGTAGCCCTTCCTATgtaccaccaccaccatcaccaGTCGTGGATACGTACATTAGCCTCTCTAATATGAGGTATGGAAAATGCATtgctataaattttttcattacatTTTCTCAAggaatactaattaattatttatttaggtcGAATCAAGATTTTTACAGTGCTATCTTGCCTCATCCATGGCATGGAATAAGGGATGTTCCGCCAATAGACCAATGCATCTATTTGACTAATTAaaggtaaataattattatttttttcaattacatcttaaacaaagttttattgctcatttacaattttacttAGTCTACACCGATGATGCCAAACGTCTTCAAGTGTTTGCTGAGAAGTACATGCATAGGAAGCTCGATGAAGCCAGGGAGACGCTGTGTAACCAATTTGGCTGGCCAATGATATCTGGGTGCAACTATAGGAGTAATGTTGCCTCCCCCAAGTTTTAGGAGGAGGCTGTGAAGACTATGTCCAACAGGGCAGTCAACGTGGCATCCACAACCACTGTGTACTAGTGGGGGGTCATCCTTCATTGGGATGCACAAAAAGAAGTTGGTAAGcacttttttatatatatatataaaattaaatattattaaatatggtttaattattaaattatagttttatggTGTTCGTATATTGCACAGGAGACACAACTAGGTAGGTCTCCAAAGCAAATGGGTTCGTACTCGAATGCTACAAGAAGAAAGCCGATAGGTAATTGGAGCGGACCGAGAGCAGAGCAGGTAGCGATAAGTACatcaaagaaataataatttaatcaattgcttgtttatttactaattaatttttcttatttcaggAGATCTTCCTGAAGTTGCTGGAGGACCAATAGGCCCAGGTACCCTTCGATGGGCAAGAGCTTCCTACTTCTTCAGTAGCCTTTGTGACCCAGATTGAGCAGTAGTTGTACATCTCAGTAGAAGGCATCCAAAACAAGGGTTGTGTATTCATTCTAAGAGGCCCATATATCGGCTGCAAAACCATCACAGAGGACCAGATCACCGCGCACGGCACGGACTCTTGATCTAGAAACCGTCGAACTAGAGGATCGTGTCACAAGGATGGAGGAAATGATAATGGATATGATGACGCACTTACCCATTCCTCCAATGTCTTAGCGTTCCTAGCTCCAGTAAATAACCGGACCCTAGGAGATGACGATTAGGATGAGGCCGATTTAGATAGgcctttttaaaatatttttgtttttgtactcttttttattaaatgtactatgttattaattgtccttataatatttaattgcagtgcaatttatttaatattttaatttatactttaaaaatataaattaaaaataatattttaataaaactaaaataaaaataacttttaaaaaaataaattttgtagtgaattttgtaatagatattgttgcaaaatttaacaacgtaaaaaaaaaaaaagcaaaaatttacaaacatCAAAACAAAACCAACCACAAAATGCGACACAAAAGATGATACAAAatccatccaaaaatatgtCACCGCAAAAGCTATCTTAAATTTATCCTGCCTTTTGGTTGTTTGTGATGGAAACCCATCACAAAAAGTTCTAACAAGTTTGTGACAGAAACCCATCACAAAGTTCgatgcaaaattacaaatagaaaTTGTTCCGATTTTTGGCACAAAAATAGTTGCAAATTCAATTATACTTATGTTTTATATCGAACAAGCTTTGTGATGGGTTACGATACTGTCAGAATTTCGCACCAAATTTGTGACGGATATATTTTGCCCTTTACTagtttttttctgattttagtGGCAAGGACGACATTAGACAATCAAAATCCGTTCCAAAATCGGTTATGTCATTCCAAATCCACTGAAATCTATTACGAAAATTGTTCCCAACAGttgctttatttttgtattgtacAGGACAGGCACTAATTATCTAGAAAATCATCAACTAATATATGATCATCAAAATCTAATACAGATAATAGGTTTCAAATTATTGCAATAACCATAATTATGACACTAACTATGATTAGTTGCAATCTCAAAATCTGACAAAGAGTCAAAGatgatttataaataatacaataattcagatttcaaaaatatctaataaaaagaaataacctCTAAGTTCTTAATTCAATAACAgaaatcaattacataaaatcagAATTTAGTTACAGGATTGCGGCAATCAAACAAAAGATTGTAGTGAGTGAAGTTGATCATCAATgtacttaatattattacattaattcaaacaaaaaggCTACTTGTGTACAAGAATTGCTCAACAACCATCCAACTCTATAAAAAGGGGTTAACTCTTGAACAAATGAAAGCACACAACTTAGCTATACCAATTCTCTCAAAACAACTCATTTCTTGATGATTATGGAACCAAAGTTCCTTCATTTGCTCTCTTGCATtctccttctctttcttctcaacCCTTTGTCATTGTTCACTCATGCAAATTCCCCAAATCAACTTAATACACAAAGATCATCAGGTATGGATTTCCTCAAAACCCTAATCGGAACCCAAAAAGGAACTACATCTAAAGGCATCTCTCAGCTCAAGAAGTACCTTTCACACTTCGGATACATGAATCATAAAAACAATACTATACTGACACATCAAACAGATGATTTCTTTGACGATAATTTAGAGTTGGCTATAAAAAGCTACCAAACATTCTTCAAACTCAAGGTAAATGGGATTATGGATGCTAATATTGTCGCAAAAATGTCACACCCCCGATGTGGGGTGCCCGATTCTTTCAACCTTAATAGAAGCCACAAACTCTACCTCCGGATCCCAACCTTAGCCTCGCACTATACATTCTTTCCAGGTGAGCCCAAATGGCCTCCGACAAAGAGAAGTCTCACATATTCATTCCCATTGGGTGGACCCACTAATGTAAATAGCTCCATTCTACATGCAACCCAAATATGGGCTAGTGTGACACCCTTTAGATTTTCATACAGAACGAATTATGATCAGGCTGACATTAAGATTAGTTTTCAGTATCGGGATCATGGAGATGGGTATCCATTTGATGGGCCCGGAGGGATTTTAGCGCATGCTTTTGCACCGTCTGATGGTAGGCTTCACTTTGATGGAGATGAGAGATGGGTGGATGGTGTTACACTAGGTGCATTTGATATGCAAACTGTAGGCCTGCATGAGCTAGGACATGTTTTAGGACTTGGGCATACTAATGATACTGGGGCCATCATGTATCCTTATATAGGAGATGGTCTCAGAAAGGTTTTGGGACAAGATGATATTAACGGAATTAAGGCATTGTATCAATTTTaggcaaaataaaataaaatcttcttATTTGTATGTCGACATATTTAAAGATTAAGTAATTTCACTATCTTGGCTAATTAACAATGTCCTTGTTTAGGTGcctcattttaatttagattttattacTAAACAATTTAGCTTAATTTAcctaaattacaaatattcaagAGTTTGAAAGGTCATTAATGTCATCAATTAGTGGGGTAAtcaatgaaaaattctaatataattGAGACCACTTCAAGGATTTAGTCAAGAT from Sesamum indicum cultivar Zhongzhi No. 13 linkage group LG3, S_indicum_v1.0, whole genome shotgun sequence harbors:
- the LOC105158044 gene encoding metalloendoproteinase 1-like; amino-acid sequence: MIMEPKFLHLLSCILLLFLLNPLSLFTHANSPNQLNTQRSSGMDFLKTLIGTQKGTTSKGISQLKKYLSHFGYMNHKNNTILTHQTDDFFDDNLELAIKSYQTFFKLKVNGIMDANIVAKMSHPRCGVPDSFNLNRSHKLYLRIPTLASHYTFFPGEPKWPPTKRSLTYSFPLGGPTNVNSSILHATQIWASVTPFRFSYRTNYDQADIKISFQYRDHGDGYPFDGPGGILAHAFAPSDGRLHFDGDERWVDGVTLGAFDMQTVGLHELGHVLGLGHTNDTGAIMYPYIGDGLRKVLGQDDINGIKALYQF